In Phyllobacterium zundukense, the genomic stretch ATCAGCTGCCGTGGCGTGCCATCGGCACCCGGTACCGGCATCGAGCCGAGAGCGCCGGCGTTGCCACTGCGGCCCGCATAAAGGCTGCCATTGATGACGATGCCGCCGCCGATGAACGAGCCTATGTAGAAATAGACGAAATCATTGACGTCCTTGGTCTGGCCGAACACCAGCTCGGCGCCGCAGGCAGCAGTCATGTCGTTCTGCAGATAGACCGGAAACGAGCAGAGCGCAGCAACGCGTGCGCGGATATCGCACCCCCGCCACTGGTCCATGATCTCCTGCGGTGCGCCGACCGTATCGGCCCATTTCCACAGTTCGAATGGCGCGGCAATGCCGATCCCGGCAATCCTGTCGCGCTGCTTCGAGGTTAGCCCCCGTATCATTTCTGCTATGCCTTCCGCCGCAAAGTGGAAGATCGGCTCGGGTGTGGGATAGTCATAGGGCATGTGCAGCATGGACCGGATTTTCCCAAGAAAATCGATCAGCACCAGATCTGCACTGCGGCGGCCGATCTTCAGTCCAAGGAAGAATGCCCCCTCCGGATTGAGCGACATCGGGATCAATGGCTGGCCGATACGGCCGCGCAATGGCTCCTCGCGCGACAGGAGCTCATCGGCTTCCAGCATGCGCATGATGATCGAACACGTCTGCGCCGAAAGCCCGGTCATACGGGCGATCGCCGTCTTGGCCAGGCTACCATGCTGGCGCAACAACGACAGCACCACACGTTCATTGTGATCGCGCATTCCGCTCTGGTTTGTGCCGTGATGGAGCGTCGGCCTGGTTCCTCCCGTGCCGCTGCGCTCCGATACTCGAATGCCCAAGTGGGACTCCTCCATATATCCGTCGACAATGGAGATATCCGGCAAACCTGTCAATATTAAATCAGAGTGATTTATTAATGTTGACAGGTCGCAAACAGTGGTATTTGCTATGGTCCAACACTTGGCCGGGAGGATAACTGTCCGAGATGTTCAACGCGGAACCAGGGTGCGACCGTCGTCGGCCCGTCGCGCATTTGCGCGATTTTTTTGGGAGGAAGTGAAATGCGTAGAAGTTTCTATCTGAAATCGACCGTTCTGGGCGCAGCCGCTGTGGCGATTGCTGCCTTTGCCGCTCCGGCGCAGGCTGCAGGTGTGGGCGCATGCCTCATCACCAAGACCGACACAAATCCCTTCTTCGTCAAGATGAAAGAGGGCGCACTTGCCAAGTCGAAGGAACTCGGCGTTGACCTCAAGACCTATGCCGGCAAGATCGACGGCGACAGCGAAAGTCAGGTCGCAGCAATCGAGACCTGCATCGCCGATGGCGCCAAGGGTATCCTGATCACCGCATCCGACACGGCCGGTATCGTCTCCTCGGTCAAGCAGGCTCGCGATGCCGGCATCCTGGTCATCGCTCTCGACACGCCGCTTGATCCGGCTGATGCGGCCGATGCGACCTTCGCCACCGACAATCTCCTTGCCGGCGAACTGATCGGCAAATGGGCTGCCGGAACACTCGGCGACAAGGCCAAGGACGCCAAGGTCGCGTTCCTCGACCTGAGCCCGTCACAGCCGACGGTTGACGTTCTGCGCGACCAGGGCTTCATGAAGGGCTTTGGCATCGACGTCGTCGACATCAACAAGATCGGCGACGAAAAGGACCCGCGCATTGTTGGCCATGACGTTACCAACGGCAATGAAGAAGGCGGCCGCAAGGCGATGGAAAACCTTCTGCAGAAGGATCCGGGCATCACCGTCGTCCACACGATCAACGAACCTTCCGCTGCCGGTGCCTATGAAGCACTCAAGGCTTTCGGCAAGGAAAAGGACGTTCTCATTGTTTCGGTCGATGGCGGCTGCCCAGGGGTGAAGAACGTCGAAGCCGGTGTCATCGGTGCAACGTCGCAGCAATACCCGCTGCTGATGGCATCGCTCGGCATCGAGGCGATCAAGAAGTTCGCCGACAGCGGCGAAAAGCCAAAGCCGACCGAAGGCAAGAACTTCTTCGATACGGGCGTTTCGCTCGTCACCGACAAGCCGGTCCAGGGTCTCGAATCCATCGACGTCAAGACTGGCATGGGCAAGTGCTGGGGCTGATTTGAGCTGACCTTTCCCTCCGAACGTCGGGAGGGATGCAGCAAAGCGACGGGGAGGGCCCGAAAAGGGCCCTTCCTGCCGCCACGCCGATACCCTCCCACGGAGGGTTGTCACCGCGCTAACACTTCTTCTCTAAACAGAATACAATACCCTTTTCGGGGAGGCACCCATGACAGAGTCCCAGACAACGTCCCAGCCCAAGCAGGAGTTTGAGCGCGTACTGACGCAAAGCTCGACTGCCGTTGCCAGTTTCGACACCCATGAGAAAAGCCTGCTCGAGAAGCTGCGGCATTTCCTTCATTCCAGCCCGGCTTCCGTTCCTCTTATTGTTCTGGTGATGTCGCTGATCATCTTTGCGATCATTGTCGGCTCCCGCTTCTTCACGCCATTTGCGCTGTCGCTCATCCTGCAGCAGGTGGCAATCGTCGGCATTATCGGCGCGGCACAAACGCTCGTCGTGCTGACCGCGGGCATCGACCTCTCTGTCGGCGCCATCATGGTGTTGACATCGGTCATCATGGGTCAGTTCACCTTTCGCTACGGAATGCCGGTCGAGCTCGCGATCCTGTGCGGCGTCGCACTCGGCGCGCTATGCGGCTTCGTCAATGGTGTGCTGATCGCCTATCTCAAATTGCCGCCCTTCATCGTCACCCTCGGCACGTGGCAGATCTATCTCGCGACGACCTATATCTATTCGGCCAACGAGACGATCCGCGCCCAGGACATCGAGGCGAATGCAAGGCTGCTGCAGTTCTTCGGCGAGAAAATCAATATTGGCGGGGCCACTTTCACCTATGGCGTGTTCGCCATGATCATCCTCATCGCCATTCTCTGGTATGTACTCAACCATACCGCCTGGGGCCGTCACGTTTACGCCATCGGCGATGATGCGGAGGCGGCAAAGCTGTCCGGTGTCAGGACCAAGCGCGTTCTCATTGCGGTCTACGTGCTGGCCGGACTGATCTGTGCGCTGGCGGGCTGGGCCTCGATCGGACGCAATGGTTCGGTTTCCCCGCAGATCGGCCAGTTCGCCAATATCGAATCCATCACTGCAGTGGTGATCGGCGGCATGTCGCTCTTCGGCGGACGTGGCTCCATTCTCGGCATGCTCTTTGGCGCGCTGATCGTCGGCGTCTTCTCCTTCGGCATGCGCATGTATGGCACCGATGTTCAATGGACCTACCTGATCATCGGTGTATTGATCATCTTGGCTGTGGCCATCGACCAGTGGATCAGAAAGGTAGCAGGCTGATGTCCAGAGAACCCATCCTCACCGCGCGCGGCCTTGTAAAACGCTATGGCCGCGTCACCGCCCTCGATCATGCGGATTTTGATCTCTATGCCGGCGAAGTGCTGGCGGTGATCGGCGACAACGGTGCCGGGAAATCCTCGCTTATCAAGGCGATTTCCGGCGCCATTCATCCCGATGAAGGCGAGATGACCCTCGAGGGCAAGCCGATCCACTTCCGCTCGCCCATGGAAGCCCGCGATGCCGGCATCGAGACCGTCTATCAGACTCTCGCATTGTCGCCGGCATTGTCCATTGCCGACAACATGTTCCTTGGCCGCGAAATCCGCAGGCCTGGCATTCTCGGCAGCTGGTTCCGCATGCTCGATCGCAAGACCATGGAAAAGCGGGCTCGCGACAAGCTCACCGAACTCGGCCTTATGACCATCCAGAACATCGGTCAGGCGGTGGAAACGCTCTCCGGCGGTCAGCGTCAGGGCGTGGCCGTGGCGCGTGCTGCCGCCTTCGGCTCCAAGGTCGTCATCATGGACGAGCCGACGGCAGCGCTCGGCGTGAAGGAATCCCGCCGCGTCCTGGAACTTATCCAGGATGTGAAAAAACGCGGATTGCCGATTGTGCTGATCTCGCACAATATGCCACACGTTTTCGAAGTGGCGGACCGTATCCACATTCACCGGCTGGGAAAGCGCCTTACCGTGATAGACCCCAAGGAATATACAATGTCGGATGCCGTCGCCTTCATGACCGGGGCCAAGACCCCGCCGGCCGAGAGTATTGCATAAAGGAAAAGATTGAGAATGAAGCGTTCTGAAGTCAACGAGATCATCCGCGAGAGCGACAAGTTCATCCGCTCGTTCGGCTATGTCATGCCGCCCTTCGCCTATTGGTCGCCGGAAGAGCTGAAGGCCCGTACCGCCAGCGATTCCAAGGCTATCCTTCAGGCTCGTCTCGGCTGGGATATCACCGATTACGGACAGGGCAAGTTCGATGAGCTTGGCCTGTTCCTCTTCACCACCCGCAACGGCAATCAGGAAGACCTGAAAAAGGGTGGCGGCATGCTCTATGCCGAGAAGATCATGATCAGCCGCGAAAAGCAGCTGTCGCCGATGCACCGCCATATCGTCAAGGCGGAAGACATCATCAATCGTGGCGGCGGCACGCTCGTGCTCGAACTGTTCAACTCCAATCCCGATGGCAGCGTCGATGAAAAGACCGATGTCGAGGTCGCTACGGATGGGCGCATCGTCAGGCAGAAGGCTGGCGGCCTGTTGAAGCTGCAGCCGGGCGAAAGCGTTACGCTCCTGCCGGGGAACTGGCATGCCTTCTGGGGCGAGGGCGGCGACGTCCTGATCGGCGAAGTCTCGACTGTCAATGACGACCTCACCGACAATATCTTCCGCGAACCCATCGGCCGTTTCTCCTCGATTGACGAGGATGAGGCGCCCTTGCACCTGCTCGTTTCCGACTATGACAAATGGCTCGCCTGATTGGCGCGGCAAAATAGTATGTTGATCACCCTCGACGATCTGGTTCCTGAGCTCTTGGCCCGTGCGGCGAAGACCAAGCGGCTAATCGTGGCTATTGCCGGTCCGCCGGGGGCCGGCAAATCCACCGTTGCGACAACCCTCTGCGCGGCCATCAACGCGCGCGATCCGGTTGCGGCAGCCGTCGTGCCGATGGACGGGTTCCACCTCGACAATGCCATTCTCGACGCGCGGAATCTTCGCAAGCGCAAGGGTTCGCCGCCGACATTCGACTGCGCCGGTTTCGAGGTGCTTCTGAAGCGCCTGCGCGACATCAGCGAGGACGTCGTCATCCCGCTATTCGACCGCAAGCTTGATCTGGCGCGGGCAGGGGCAGGCATCGTCAAGGCCGGCCAGCGTATTCTCCTGGTCGAAGGCAATTACCTTTTGCTCAACCAGCCACCCTGGGACCGGCTGGCGCCGCTCTTCGACGTGACGATTTTTCTCGATGTCGACCGGATCGAGCTGGAAAACCGGCTGGTGCAGCGCTGGCTCGGTTTCGGCTACAATGTCGGCTCGGCACAACAGCGCGCCTTGTCAAACGACATGCCCAACGCGGAGCTGGTTGTGGAAGAGTCGCGGCCTGCGGATTTCACCATCAGCAATTGATCCTTTTACAGCAAAGCTAGCTTCGCGGCGAAAGCTGCGTGGCCATATCGTCCATGATTGCGGCGGCAGCGATGCGGGTGATGCCCGCCCAGGATTGGAGAACATCAGGCGTGATGCGATAGGCGGGGCCGGTTACCGAGACGCCAGCGATCAGTTGCCGGTCGGCCGAGTGAATCGGCGCTGCGACGCAACAGATCCCCGTCTCATGCTCTTCCCGGTCATAGGCATTGCCCTCGGTGCGGATAAGCTCGATTTCATCCAGCAAGCCTCGGGAGTCGCCTATCGTGTTCGGCGTGAACCGCTTGAAGACAATCCGGGTGACCCGCGCCTGCAACTCGTCATTGGCCAAAGCGGAGAGCGCCGCCTTGCCGACACCGGTACACCAGGCTGGCGCAGTGTTGCCGATCTGCGAAACCATGCGAATGTTTTGCCGGCTTTCAATCTTGTCGACGTAGATGACTTCGGTGCCGCGCAGTACGCCGAGATGAACGGTTTCGCCGGTCGCCTCATGCAACTTGCGGA encodes the following:
- a CDS encoding sugar ABC transporter substrate-binding protein: MKSTVLGAAAVAIAAFAAPAQAAGVGACLITKTDTNPFFVKMKEGALAKSKELGVDLKTYAGKIDGDSESQVAAIETCIADGAKGILITASDTAGIVSSVKQARDAGILVIALDTPLDPADAADATFATDNLLAGELIGKWAAGTLGDKAKDAKVAFLDLSPSQPTVDVLRDQGFMKGFGIDVVDINKIGDEKDPRIVGHDVTNGNEEGGRKAMENLLQKDPGITVVHTINEPSAAGAYEALKAFGKEKDVLIVSVDGGCPGVKNVEAGVIGATSQQYPLLMASLGIEAIKKFADSGEKPKPTEGKNFFDTGVSLVTDKPVQGLESIDVKTGMGKCWG
- a CDS encoding ABC transporter permease, with the protein product MTESQTTSQPKQEFERVLTQSSTAVASFDTHEKSLLEKLRHFLHSSPASVPLIVLVMSLIIFAIIVGSRFFTPFALSLILQQVAIVGIIGAAQTLVVLTAGIDLSVGAIMVLTSVIMGQFTFRYGMPVELAILCGVALGALCGFVNGVLIAYLKLPPFIVTLGTWQIYLATTYIYSANETIRAQDIEANARLLQFFGEKINIGGATFTYGVFAMIILIAILWYVLNHTAWGRHVYAIGDDAEAAKLSGVRTKRVLIAVYVLAGLICALAGWASIGRNGSVSPQIGQFANIESITAVVIGGMSLFGGRGSILGMLFGALIVGVFSFGMRMYGTDVQWTYLIIGVLIILAVAIDQWIRKVAG
- a CDS encoding ATP-binding cassette domain-containing protein, yielding MSREPILTARGLVKRYGRVTALDHADFDLYAGEVLAVIGDNGAGKSSLIKAISGAIHPDEGEMTLEGKPIHFRSPMEARDAGIETVYQTLALSPALSIADNMFLGREIRRPGILGSWFRMLDRKTMEKRARDKLTELGLMTIQNIGQAVETLSGGQRQGVAVARAAAFGSKVVIMDEPTAALGVKESRRVLELIQDVKKRGLPIVLISHNMPHVFEVADRIHIHRLGKRLTVIDPKEYTMSDAVAFMTGAKTPPAESIA
- a CDS encoding D-lyxose/D-mannose family sugar isomerase, with amino-acid sequence MKRSEVNEIIRESDKFIRSFGYVMPPFAYWSPEELKARTASDSKAILQARLGWDITDYGQGKFDELGLFLFTTRNGNQEDLKKGGGMLYAEKIMISREKQLSPMHRHIVKAEDIINRGGGTLVLELFNSNPDGSVDEKTDVEVATDGRIVRQKAGGLLKLQPGESVTLLPGNWHAFWGEGGDVLIGEVSTVNDDLTDNIFREPIGRFSSIDEDEAPLHLLVSDYDKWLA
- a CDS encoding nucleoside/nucleotide kinase family protein; amino-acid sequence: MLITLDDLVPELLARAAKTKRLIVAIAGPPGAGKSTVATTLCAAINARDPVAAAVVPMDGFHLDNAILDARNLRKRKGSPPTFDCAGFEVLLKRLRDISEDVVIPLFDRKLDLARAGAGIVKAGQRILLVEGNYLLLNQPPWDRLAPLFDVTIFLDVDRIELENRLVQRWLGFGYNVGSAQQRALSNDMPNAELVVEESRPADFTISN
- a CDS encoding IclR family transcriptional regulator: MKKSVPTSTPAGAEAAGTGTLGKAIAVLDIIAASPQPLRFTDVLRLTDQPRGTLHRQISNLIEEGLLTVNRDHSYGLGLRLLQFASKAWASNQFRSIAEPHIRKLHEATGETVHLGVLRGTEVIYVDKIESRQNIRMVSQIGNTAPAWCTGVGKAALSALANDELQARVTRIVFKRFTPNTIGDSRGLLDEIELIRTEGNAYDREEHETGICCVAAPIHSADRQLIAGVSVTGPAYRITPDVLQSWAGITRIAAAAIMDDMATQLSPRS